The DNA sequence GTTACGACCGCCACTACCGAGCAAGACGACGATTTCGCTTTCATAGTGCACATCGTCGCTTTCCTGCGGTAAGTGAATTGTGCCACCGCTGTGCAGTAATGCCGCCGCTGGCTTGTCAAAAACGACCGGCGCATCAGGGCGTTCGTTATTCAGTTCTGCGATATGCTCGGCGTAATTGCGCCCGATGCAATAAATTGAGCCGAGATTAACGGCTGCGCCATTGATAAGTTCTAACTGAGACATAACACGCTCCTAATCAGCCTCCAAGCTCAATGATTTCTTTCTGCCAGCCATTTTTATTCTCATAGTAAAAAATGACCTGATCGCCGTTACGCTCCAGCTTAAAATCATAGCCTTGATTGTGATAAATAGTGCGGGGCGTCAGGCCGCGTAATGAAATGACGTTCCCCATTCCACCACCACTGCCTTCATAGCCTTTAATGCCCAGTGTTGTTACCAGCGCAATATCATCATCCTGATAGTTCAAGCGCGGCTTGATATAGGCTTCGTCTACCTGGTCGTAGCAATATCCTTCCGGATCACGATGCTGCAAATACTCTTCACCACCACAATATTCAACTTCCGAGCTGTGTATGTCTTCAAAGTACGCATACACCAAAGGATGAATTTCTTCCACAGGCTGCGTTTCGGCATTTGCGGCTATTGATGTTCCACCAAAAGCAGCGATTGCAAGCGACAGCAAAAGTTGTTTTTTCATGGCGTTTGCCCTCATTGTGATGCTAAAGCCAAATATAGCATTGGTGCAATTAGTTGCACATAAAAAAACGGACGTCGGTATCCCGGCGTCCGTATGAGACTACTCATTGAGCAATTATTCGACAGTCAGCTTGTCACCATCGTAATCAAGTACGGTGACGCTTTTCAGTGCGCCTTCATCCGTCGCGCCGCCGATGAGCAGCAGTTTGTCGTCGTAGCTGATGCTCACGCCATAGCCTGCCCCTTGTGGCAACTGGCCAACGACTTCCCATTTGTCATCATTGAGGGTGTAGATGTCCGCATGGTGGGTTTTCTTCAGGCCTTTATGGGCGAAGTTCTCACCATCAGCAAATTGCTTGCGCGCACCGGGGAAGTTTGCTCCACCTGTGATCAGGTAATGGCCGTGGCTATAGCCGCTATACGCACCAGCGAGGCCGTCTTGCTGGGTTTCGCCATCTGCGCTGATCAGCTCTGGCGCTGCTTGCCATTCAACGCCATCACCGGTGAATGTACCAATTTCGACCGCATCAGTACGCAGCCCTGGCTTGATTTCACCATTAGCGACAATGATATTGTCTCCATCAACTGCGACTGCAGCACCAGCGCGGCCGGCGAATGGTAATGCGCCGTCGTTGTACCAGCGGTTGGTTGATGGTTCGTAGCTGAATAAAGTTGTGTTAAAGAAATAGTCTTGTGGGCGTTGATCGAAGTACGCCCCCATGACGGCGTCTTTTTTGCTTTGATCATCACCGGCTGCGGTGTAATCCTGGAAGTAGCCATTGAAGATCGACAGGTTCGAGCCGCCAATCATGTATACGCGATCGCCGTGAACAGCCGGCGTGGTTCCAACCAAGCCAAGCGGTGAACGGGTTGGCAACTTTTCCCACTGTTGGCTTTCCGGGTCATAAACATACGCATCATTGACCAGTTGCAGCTCGCCTTTGTCATTTTTCTGCAAACCACCAAATACATAGAGTTTGCCATCAACACCGGCAATGACAGGCTGGCCACGATCACCACCCGGGAATGCAGGCAGAGTTTGCCAGCCATTTTCAGGGTTTGCCAGATCGAGGCTGTAGATATTTTCACCAGCCGAGCCAAGGCCAACGTAGGCAGTGTCGCCAATCAACGCACCGCCGCCACTTTTAAATTCGACGGGTAAATCCGGATAACTGGCCGCCAATGCACCGCCTGCTGCAGTCGCCAGAGCGAGTGTAAGAATGGTTTTTTTCATCGTGATACTCCGTGGTTGTGGGAATTTGGTTGCTTTATGAATGAATTTGGCAGTAATGACGCAGTGCGCCAAGCATGCCCGCCTTATTGCCAAGCGCTGCGCAGCGGATATGCTGCGGCATCAAGCGTGGCGATTTGATCTGTTGCTCAAAAGCTGCGCGGATACGCGGCTCCAAGATGTCGCGCTGAGCTGCGATGCCGCCACCAATCACAATGGTTTGCGGGGCAAGCAAGTAATTAGCGGCAAGTAATCCTTGCGCAAGGACGTCAATTTGCCGCGTCAATGCGGCTTCTGCGTGGCTATCTCCAGCAGCTGCTCGAGCAAAAAGGGTTTTGCCGTCAATACGCTCACCTGTGCGCGCTTGGTAGTCGGCGAGTAACGCACTGGTTGAAGCGCTTTGCTCAAAGGTTTTACCATCTGCGGCCGGTAAGTAGCCAATTTCACCGGCTGCGAAGTTGTGCCCATGAATCAGTTGTCCATCGATGACGATCGCACCACCAATGCCGGTGCCAACGGTAATACACAATGCACTACTGCTGCCTTTCGCAGCCCCCAGCCAGCTTTCCCCAAGCGCAACCGCATTGACGTCATTTTCCGCACTGCACGGCACACCACACTGCTCGCTGATCAATGCTGAAAGAGCGGTGCCGCTATAGCCGGGGATAGTGTCGCCAGCAAAGACGACTTCACCACGCTCGTGGTCGATCACACCAGCGCTGGCGATCGCCACGCCGTCTATATCATGCGTTTTCTGTACGTCTTTAACCCATGCGACAATTTGTTCACCGATACGGTTGCCGTCACGGGTAACTGCAGTCGGTTGATTGGGGAATGCCTGTACGGGTTCGCCGTCTTCACGGTAGATCGCGGATTTAATTTCGGTGCCGCCAATGTCAATCGTGAGAATATTCATGATGATGTCTCGCTGTTGTGCAATGCGCGATAAGTGCGCTGCCAAATGCTGTCGCGCTCGCCCGGATCAACGTGCATGACGTCAGCATAGACGATGTCGAGCACGACCAAAGCCGGAAACTGCGGCGAGATCAAGCGCCCTTTGTCGAGCTGGTTTTTCATCGCAAAGAGCTGTACTTCATCACAGTATTGCTCGAATGCGTGGTCGTGATTAGCGGTAAATAAAATGGTCTTTGCGCCGCTTTTTTTTGCTGATTGCAACCCTTCCGTCACAATGCGCGTTTTACCGCTGATGCTGATGCCGATGACGAGGCAGTCTTTGTCGAGGATGATTTTATTGATGCGGATCAAGTCATCTTCCGTGATCGCTTCGCAGATCAAGCCAATACGCATAAAGCGCAGTTTCATTTCCTGCGCAACCATGCCTGAGCTACCTTTACCGTAGACGTAAATGCGCTTTTGCGTGGTCATCAACTTGCTGATACGGCGAATTTGCGCCATATCAACGATGGAATAGGTTTTGTTAAGCAATTCCTGATAGCTGGCAAAGACGGGCGCAATGTGGTTATCACTGGTTTTGGCTTCATCTGGTGGCTGATAGGCATAAGCAAAGGCGCGATAACCCTTGAAGCCGCACTTTTGCGCAAAGCGGGTCAGCGATGCCTCGGATACACCGAGCTGCTCAGCAATAGCACGTGCGCTGAGGTCACTATCCTGCCCACATTCTTCAAGGAAATAGCGCGCAATTTTACTTTCCGAGCGCGTCATTTGCCCAAGGCGGGACTCTATTAATGGCAGGATACTTTTTTGCATACCATTCATGGTTACGCCCCGATACGGACTTTAAACACCGCTTTGCGTACTGGCTGTGAAGGGTTGTCTGCGGTACGAACGCCGGTTTGGTGCGCATCCTGCGGATAGAAGACGGCAAAATAACCGGGACGCAGTGTAAAGCGGGTATTGTGGCTATGTGCGACTTCGAGGTAATCGCTATCAGGGTGATATTCGCCACTGTCGCAGTCTTCAATAAAATTCTGGCTAACCAGCTCGCTTCCTTCTATGACGGTATGTACGTCGATGTATTCGCGATGCGCTTCCCAGATGCGATCTTCTGATAATTTTGTGTCGTAGGTGAAGATATTGACGAAAAAATCCTCACCATCGATCGCGTGCTGGCCGTTCTCCATCGCCGCGAGATCGTGCTCGCGGCAATAATCCATAACGCGCTGAGCTGTTGCTGAGCATATGGTACGTGGTGCTTTATGGTGTAAAAATTCCATGTGACCTCCTGTAAATTATCCGCCCATCACCAGATTAGGCAGGAAGGTGACAATTTGTGGGAACAGCGTCAATAAAACAAGTACCGCAAAGATTGGAATAATGAAAGGTATCGCGCCTTTGGTGACGGTACTGACCGGTATATTGCCAACTCGCGCGACGACGAATAGCGCCATACCCATCGGCGGGGTCAGAATGCCGATCATCATGTTGAGCGTAGTCATCACACCAAAGAATATCAGGTCAATATTGAAATGCTGAGCGATCGGAATCAGCATCGGCAGGACGAGGAACTGCAGCGCCAGGGCATCGATAAACATGCCGAGGAACAGTAACAGGATATTGATCATGATCAATACAGTCAGAGTTGTGGTCGCAAAGCCCATAAAGCCTTCGGCAATTTTCATCGCGACTTGCTCGCGCGCAATCATGTCGCCAAAGAAAGTCACGGTCATCACCATGAGTACGGTCACGCCGGTGATCGCCATCGCATCAACGCAACCTCTAAACAAACTGGCAAAATTCAGCTCTTTATAGATGAACATACCCAGGATGGTCGAATACAGTGCAGCAAATACAGCTGCTTCAGTCGGGGTGAATGCGCCCGAGAAGATGCCTCCGATAATGAAGCACGGGGTAAGGATCGCCCAAAAAGCTTCTTTAAATGCGGTGAAACGCTGGCTAGCACTGGCTTTTGGCGTCGGTGGATAACCGCGCTTTTTACAGATGATGTAGCACATCGTCATCAGTGCGACTGTGAGTAGTACCCCGGGTATAAAGCCGGCCAAAAACAGCTTAGCGATCGACTGGTTGGCAATCACACCGTAGATAATCATCGCGATACTCGGCGGTACCAATGGCCCGATGATACATGAGGCAGCCGTCAAACCGCCGCAGACATCATCATCGTACCCTGCGTCACGCATCGCCTTGATTTCCATTTGCCCAAGGCCGCCAGCATCAGCCAGTGCCGAACCGGACATCCCCGAGAAAATCAGACTGGCTGAGACGTTAACGTGCCCCATACCGCCAGTGAAGTGACCAAACATGGATTTGGCAAAGTCGAAAATACGCGTGGTGATACCCGAACTGTTCATCAAAATACCAGTAAGGATGAAGAACGGTACACTGAGCAGGCTGAAGCTATTGAGGCTATCGACCAACTTGGCCGCAGCAAAGTTGACGACCGGCCAACGCGTCATCGAGAAAAACAGAATTGTAGCGATGAATAGCGACCAACCAACCGGGACTCCGAGGAACATGATCACCAGCCATACACCAAGTGCGATATACACCGATTCATTACCAAATCGCACGTAATTACTGATGCGTAGCGCTTTGTAAGCATCCGGCCAAAGATACAACACTGAGACGAGAACTACCGCAGCCACGACAAATATCCATGCTGGCAATGCTGTTTGCTCATCGCGGTAGTTTTGCTGCTGTGCTTGTAAAAATCGGATCATCATCAGGACAGCGCCGAGTGGCAAAGCGAGATACATCCATTTGGTTGAAATACCGAGAGTAACGATTTTATCGTTGGCAATTGAGGCGGCTTTATCAAACAAGACAATACCAAAATGGAAGAAGAGAATGATGCAGGCAAAAATGATGATCTGGATCAGGGTGAAAATGACTTTCGCACTCGATGCCGGCAGACGTTCGTAAATAAAGTCGATGAATACGTGCTGCTGGTTGCGAATACCCATACTGATACCGAGCATGGCAACATAGACGAAGATCAACCGAGCCAGCTCTTCACTCCACGCCAACGGCTGAGTGTAGCGCGCGACAATTTGTGCAATCAGCAGCGCAAACATAACGAGAAATAGACTGCCGCCAAGCCATTCTTCGAGTTTATTAAATGCTTTCATGATGCTCCATCCTCAGTGTCATGTAAGTGTTGTGCGCACAGGCCGACTCTGCGCAGCCGTTGTGCACAATACTCAAATTGTATTATTGGTAGCAGGCGACGGATGCCGCCTGCTTTTATCTCGCGATACGCTAAATGGTCATCGCGCAGGCAAGAGGTTTACTGCAATGCCTGAATTTCTTCTACAGCCGCACGGCCTTCATCACCGGTTTTCTCGATGAATGCATCGTAGTAAGGCTGCATGGCTTTTTTGAATGGCTCGATGTCTGGACGGGTGACATTAACGCCTTGCTCTTCAAAGAAGCTGACTAAGTTAGCCTCGCCTTCTTCAAACAGCTTGGTCTGATAACTCGCGGCATTTTGTGCAGCAGTCTTGACCACTTCCTGCAGGTCTTCTGGCAGCTCGTCCATGGTGTAATCACTGGCGATGTAGAGTACATCGTTGAGGATGTGGTTAGTCAGTGCCAAGTTCTTCTGTACTTCGTAGAACTTCTGCGCCTGAATGGTTGAAAGTGGGTTTTCTTGCCCGTCTACCGAGTTGGTTTGCAGAGCGAGATACACTTCTGAGAATGCCATTGGGGTTGGCGCCGCACCGGCGTATTCAGCAAAAGCAAGGTTAGTTGCGGCATTTGGTACGCGCAGCTTCAAGCCTTTCATGTCCTCAATGCTGTTGATCGGACGGTTAGACGTAGTCTGGCGAGTACCGTTATAGGCTTGCGCAAGGATCTCAATGCCTTTGTCGTCGTGGATTTTTTGCTTGAGGTTCTTACCAAACTCAGTCTCGTTAAGTGCTTTCTGTGCAACATCGAAGCTAGTGATCATGTATGGCAGAGCAAAAACTTCTGCACTTGGGTAATAGATCTGGAAGCGTGCACTTTCAGCAAAGGTGAAGTCCAACGCACCTTCGCTAACCTGCTCAATCATTGAACGGTCATCGCCGAGCTGGGCATTTGGATACAGGGTAATCTCGATTTTGCCGTCGGATTTTTCATTTACTTCCTTAGCAAACTGCTCAGCAGCTTTGTACTCATTCGAGGTGTTACCCGCGACCATACCCATTTTGAAGTTGTAGTCAGCAGCCATAGCTGAAGTCGTCGCCAGCGCACACAAAGTGGCAAGGGTCAGGGTTTTCAGTTTCATGGTGTTTCTCCTGTTGCTTTGGTTTATATCATCAATCAAGCGGCATATTTTTGATGTATGCCTCATGAATTTCTTTGGCTCGGGCAATCTGCGCTGAGGTTGCCGATGCCATGGGTTTACGCGACAAGAAAGGCCCTGCATCACAACCTTCGAGCACCAATAATTGCTTGATGGTCGGATAAAGCCCATTAGCGAGAATCGCACTGATCAGGTCGTTGCTTTCATGCTGGTAGCGCAGCGCTTCGTCGTTGTTGCCAGCTGCAGCAAGCTGCATGATTTTGCGTGCTCTCGGTGCATTGACGTTGTAAGTCGAGCCAATCGCGCCATCGACCTTATGCACCACTGCTGGCAGCAGCATTTCATCAAAGCCAGACCAAATCAGCTGGTCCGGGAAACGCTGACGCAAGCGCTCAAGCTGATAAAAGTCAGCGGCAGTAAACTTGACCCCAATAATTTCTTCACGGGCAAACAATTCGGCAAATTGCTCTACGCCGATATTGACGCCGGTCAGAAATGGAATTGAATAGACGATCATGCGGTTATCTACCGCGTCGATGATGTCGAAGTAAAATTGCTTTACTTCGTCAAAGCTGAACTTATAGTAAAAAGGTGTTACGGCAGAAATGGCATCGTATCCTAGATCGGTTGCATATTGCCCAAGTTCAATGGACTCATAAACGTTGCTACTGCCGACTTGCGCGATCAATGCTACTTCATCGCCAACTTCATCTTTGACAATATCAAAGATGCGCTTTTTGGTCGCCGTCTCGAGCATGAAGTTTTCGCCAGTCGACCCACCAACATATAACCCATCAATCTTCATCTTGTCGATATTGTGGCGGATTATCTGGCGTAAGCCAGCCTCATTCGGCTGACCGTGCTCGTCGTAAGGCACCAGCAAAGCCGAAATCAAGCCACGCAAATCTTTAGCACTCATGTTTAACACTCCGTATTCGAAGAAAAATCAGGATGGGTCGCCGCAACAAACTGCTCAGTAATCCACTTCGGGCGCGTGATCGCCGAACCAACGACGACACTATGCACACCAAGCTCTAAAACACGCTTAACCTTCGCTGGTGTATTAATATTGCCTTCGGCAATAATTGGTTGCTTGAGCATTTCAAGAGCACGACGAATCAAAGCAAAATCATCGGATTCAATTTTCATACCTTTACTCGTAGGCGTATAGCCAACCAGCGTGGTTCCAATGAAATCAAAACCCAGCGCATCAGCATGGATCATCTCATCGAGTGTTGCGCAATCCGCCATCAAAGCTACATCGGGGTATTTTTTGCGTACTTCAGCATAGAAGTCGTCTAACATCTGACCATTCGGGCGCAGTGCATCACGTGCGTCAAGCGCAATAACTTCTGGCGCTACCGCCATCAGTTCATCAACCTCACGCATGGTTGCGGTAATAAAAACTTCACTGTCTGGATAATCGCGCTTAACAATGCCAATGATAGGTAAATCAACCGTTTCACGAATTGCAGTAATGTCTTCCGGTGAATTAGCACGAATGCCGGCTGCGCCGCCTTGCTGTGCGGCCAATGCCATACGCGACATGATAAAAGATGAATGCAACGGTTCATCAGGCAGAGCCTGGCAAGATACGATGAGGCGCCCTTGAACAGATGCCAAAGCGTCAGTCATTATTGTTGCTCCGTTAATGTTTATGAAACAATAGCGCACGATGAAAGTAATTTCAAGTATTTTCGTTTTGGTGTAAGATTATTTCTAAAAGTAGTTAAAATTCGTTATATTTTGGCTGGCTCGAAATTATTTACAGATCATGCTGCACAATTATTACTTAATGAATACAAATAATTGACTACAAAATGGCACAATATGATTTTTACAAACCCTTTTAATATTGCCCAAAAAATTGAAAGATAAGGAGTCCTCATGACCTTGATGAAGAAAGAAATTGCTGAAGCTGCAGCAGTCGTTCGCCGTCAACAAGATGATCCGTCACTTGCCAATACGCGCAGTATGCTCACAGCCAAAAGCCCCGATATGCTGATGACCTTAGCGCGTGGCACTTCCGACCATGCTGCAGAATATCTCGGCTATCTACTGATGCGCTACAGCGGTATTCCGGTTGCTTCGATTCCGCTGTCATTAAACACGCTCTATCAGGCGCCATGGCGTCAAACTAACAACATGGCACTGACTATTTCACAGTCTGGCGGTAGCCAAGATTTGCTCGAAGGCGCCAAGCGATTGCAGCAAGCAGGCATACCAGTACTCGCACTACTCAATACTGTACCTTCACCACTCTCAGACGTCTGCCCACACGTAGTGAATATTGGCGCAGGTCGTGAACAAAGTGTTGCCGCGACTAAAAGCTTTATTGCCTCAATCACCGCTGGCATTCGCGTCATGGCCGATTGGCTGCAGCAAGATGACCTACTGCCGGCATTAGACGCCCTCCCCGATAAACTCGACGCTGCCCAAGCACTCGATTGGTCGCCTGCTGTCGAACAATTACGCGACGCTAAGCGTCTCTACGTCATTGGCCGTGGCACAGGTTTGCCGATTGCCAAAGAAGCTGCACTCAAATGTAAGGAAACCTGCTTATTACAAGGTGAAGCATTCAGTGGTGCAGAAGTAAAGCATGGGCCAATGGCACTGGTTAACGAGCAACAGCATATCTTAATCCTTGCACCACCAGACGAAACACAAGCAGGATTGTTAGAACTCGCGGCACAATTTCGCAAGATGGGTGGTAACGTTTTACTCGCTGCAGATGACAAAGTCAGCGAACGTGATTTGCCTTTGATTGATGCGGGTCACAGCGCATTACAAGGCATCACCAGCATCCAAAGCTTCTACAGCATGGCTGAGTCACTGTCTCGTGCACGAGGTATCGATACGGATAATCCACCAAACCTCAACAAAGTAACTACGACTCTGTAGCCTTTATCAATAAATATCAGTAATTCGAAAACACACCGTCTTACTTTTGTCTTTTGGCCAACTTGTAGTACTTCATTGGGGGGTTA is a window from the Cardiobacteriaceae bacterium TAE3-ERU3 genome containing:
- a CDS encoding N-acetylneuraminate epimerase, with the protein product MTMKKTILTLALATAAGGALAASYPDLPVEFKSGGGALIGDTAYVGLGSAGENIYSLDLANPENGWQTLPAFPGGDRGQPVIAGVDGKLYVFGGLQKNDKGELQLVNDAYVYDPESQQWEKLPTRSPLGLVGTTPAVHGDRVYMIGGSNLSIFNGYFQDYTAAGDDQSKKDAVMGAYFDQRPQDYFFNTTLFSYEPSTNRWYNDGALPFAGRAGAAVAVDGDNIIVANGEIKPGLRTDAVEIGTFTGDGVEWQAAPELISADGETQQDGLAGAYSGYSHGHYLITGGANFPGARKQFADGENFAHKGLKKTHHADIYTLNDDKWEVVGQLPQGAGYGVSISYDDKLLLIGGATDEGALKSVTVLDYDGDKLTVE
- a CDS encoding ROK family protein; protein product: MNILTIDIGGTEIKSAIYREDGEPVQAFPNQPTAVTRDGNRIGEQIVAWVKDVQKTHDIDGVAIASAGVIDHERGEVVFAGDTIPGYSGTALSALISEQCGVPCSAENDVNAVALGESWLGAAKGSSSALCITVGTGIGGAIVIDGQLIHGHNFAAGEIGYLPAADGKTFEQSASTSALLADYQARTGERIDGKTLFARAAAGDSHAEAALTRQIDVLAQGLLAANYLLAPQTIVIGGGIAAQRDILEPRIRAAFEQQIKSPRLMPQHIRCAALGNKAGMLGALRHYCQIHS
- a CDS encoding MurR/RpiR family transcriptional regulator; protein product: MNGMQKSILPLIESRLGQMTRSESKIARYFLEECGQDSDLSARAIAEQLGVSEASLTRFAQKCGFKGYRAFAYAYQPPDEAKTSDNHIAPVFASYQELLNKTYSIVDMAQIRRISKLMTTQKRIYVYGKGSSGMVAQEMKLRFMRIGLICEAITEDDLIRINKIILDKDCLVIGISISGKTRIVTEGLQSAKKSGAKTILFTANHDHAFEQYCDEVQLFAMKNQLDKGRLISPQFPALVVLDIVYADVMHVDPGERDSIWQRTYRALHNSETSS
- a CDS encoding YhcH/YjgK/YiaL family protein, with the protein product MEFLHHKAPRTICSATAQRVMDYCREHDLAAMENGQHAIDGEDFFVNIFTYDTKLSEDRIWEAHREYIDVHTVIEGSELVSQNFIEDCDSGEYHPDSDYLEVAHSHNTRFTLRPGYFAVFYPQDAHQTGVRTADNPSQPVRKAVFKVRIGA
- a CDS encoding TRAP transporter large permease subunit, with translation MKAFNKLEEWLGGSLFLVMFALLIAQIVARYTQPLAWSEELARLIFVYVAMLGISMGIRNQQHVFIDFIYERLPASSAKVIFTLIQIIIFACIILFFHFGIVLFDKAASIANDKIVTLGISTKWMYLALPLGAVLMMIRFLQAQQQNYRDEQTALPAWIFVVAAVVLVSVLYLWPDAYKALRISNYVRFGNESVYIALGVWLVIMFLGVPVGWSLFIATILFFSMTRWPVVNFAAAKLVDSLNSFSLLSVPFFILTGILMNSSGITTRIFDFAKSMFGHFTGGMGHVNVSASLIFSGMSGSALADAGGLGQMEIKAMRDAGYDDDVCGGLTAASCIIGPLVPPSIAMIIYGVIANQSIAKLFLAGFIPGVLLTVALMTMCYIICKKRGYPPTPKASASQRFTAFKEAFWAILTPCFIIGGIFSGAFTPTEAAVFAALYSTILGMFIYKELNFASLFRGCVDAMAITGVTVLMVMTVTFFGDMIAREQVAMKIAEGFMGFATTTLTVLIMINILLLFLGMFIDALALQFLVLPMLIPIAQHFNIDLIFFGVMTTLNMMIGILTPPMGMALFVVARVGNIPVSTVTKGAIPFIIPIFAVLVLLTLFPQIVTFLPNLVMGG
- a CDS encoding sialic acid TRAP transporter substrate-binding protein SiaP, which encodes MKLKTLTLATLCALATTSAMAADYNFKMGMVAGNTSNEYKAAEQFAKEVNEKSDGKIEITLYPNAQLGDDRSMIEQVSEGALDFTFAESARFQIYYPSAEVFALPYMITSFDVAQKALNETEFGKNLKQKIHDDKGIEILAQAYNGTRQTTSNRPINSIEDMKGLKLRVPNAATNLAFAEYAGAAPTPMAFSEVYLALQTNSVDGQENPLSTIQAQKFYEVQKNLALTNHILNDVLYIASDYTMDELPEDLQEVVKTAAQNAASYQTKLFEEGEANLVSFFEEQGVNVTRPDIEPFKKAMQPYYDAFIEKTGDEGRAAVEEIQALQ
- a CDS encoding N-acetylneuraminate lyase, which encodes MSAKDLRGLISALLVPYDEHGQPNEAGLRQIIRHNIDKMKIDGLYVGGSTGENFMLETATKKRIFDIVKDEVGDEVALIAQVGSSNVYESIELGQYATDLGYDAISAVTPFYYKFSFDEVKQFYFDIIDAVDNRMIVYSIPFLTGVNIGVEQFAELFAREEIIGVKFTAADFYQLERLRQRFPDQLIWSGFDEMLLPAVVHKVDGAIGSTYNVNAPRARKIMQLAAAGNNDEALRYQHESNDLISAILANGLYPTIKQLLVLEGCDAGPFLSRKPMASATSAQIARAKEIHEAYIKNMPLD
- a CDS encoding N-acetylmannosamine-6-phosphate 2-epimerase; the encoded protein is MTDALASVQGRLIVSCQALPDEPLHSSFIMSRMALAAQQGGAAGIRANSPEDITAIRETVDLPIIGIVKRDYPDSEVFITATMREVDELMAVAPEVIALDARDALRPNGQMLDDFYAEVRKKYPDVALMADCATLDEMIHADALGFDFIGTTLVGYTPTSKGMKIESDDFALIRRALEMLKQPIIAEGNINTPAKVKRVLELGVHSVVVGSAITRPKWITEQFVAATHPDFSSNTEC
- a CDS encoding SIS domain-containing protein, with translation MTLMKKEIAEAAAVVRRQQDDPSLANTRSMLTAKSPDMLMTLARGTSDHAAEYLGYLLMRYSGIPVASIPLSLNTLYQAPWRQTNNMALTISQSGGSQDLLEGAKRLQQAGIPVLALLNTVPSPLSDVCPHVVNIGAGREQSVAATKSFIASITAGIRVMADWLQQDDLLPALDALPDKLDAAQALDWSPAVEQLRDAKRLYVIGRGTGLPIAKEAALKCKETCLLQGEAFSGAEVKHGPMALVNEQQHILILAPPDETQAGLLELAAQFRKMGGNVLLAADDKVSERDLPLIDAGHSALQGITSIQSFYSMAESLSRARGIDTDNPPNLNKVTTTL